A window from Cryptomeria japonica chromosome 1, Sugi_1.0, whole genome shotgun sequence encodes these proteins:
- the LOC131858615 gene encoding uncharacterized protein LOC131858615, with protein MGDREEEEEVPLRVTNIELAKIVREQAAKNKKMEAEIEKLKREKSKKKQSEVISDSDEEDQEEERSMEEPSRGMSERQFIDALGKLSRKDTKVDLPMFPGKMNPEECLDWIEAMENYFECEEVSKNQKVRIGKSRMKGAALSWWNFIQNERIEEDKQPISTWRKMVLEIKKQFVPEDYEVSLHKKLQNLKQKDMDVSTYTEEFHKMNLKAKVPENEKQKLARYLNGLKFSIQDELSLFNPETVHKCFQMALRIEEKQKRRHDASSSRGRGNQNFRGRGRFQNRDFFPKNYDSRSQEGSQGQVERNNTNQGRFRGRGNGRGRGGGRGSSMFTGRCFSCNQIGHQSFRCPEKMGNTAANQKERRIQLLNEEDCQSTSSYHTTSSKPAAPESGECLMFNRSLIMPVTQERPQRNNLFRTTCKVKGKVCKVIVDSGSSENLVSNEMVNKLGLERIPHPNPYRVFWLTKEQQILVKEQCWVEFKIGEYHDQVLCEIVDMDACHLLLGRPWQHDTNSQHDGKKNVIYLTKNGEMFTMTPLIDDCKEKVISSSVMLIGEKEFLANLKEEKVPCFAVVLKPKEVNPKKDKGQQPLRKVGPKEVEGMLEMFQDVIANEEKDALPPKREISHCIDLIPGSTLPNQAAYKLTPKQNEEVARQIQDLLDRGLIRRSISP; from the coding sequence atgggagatagagaagaagaggaggaagtCCCTTTAAGGGTGACCAATATTGAATTGGCCAAGATAGTCAGAGAGCAAGCAGCCAAGAACAAAAAGATGGAGGCTGAAATAGAAAAGTTGAAGAGGGAAAAGAGTAAGAAGAAGCAATCAGAAGTTATTTCAGATTCAGATGAGGAGGACCAAGAGGAAGAAAGGTCCATGGAAGAGCCATCAAGAGGCATGTCTGAAAGACAATTCATAGATGCCCTTGGAAAGTTGAGTAGGAAGGACACTAAGGTGGACTTACCTATGTTTCCAGGAAAAATGAACCCTGAAGAATGCCTTGATTGGATTGAGGCAATGGAAAACtactttgaatgtgaggaagtgtcTAAAAATCAGAAAGTGAGGATTGGAAAGTCAAGAATGAAGGGGGCAGCCCTTagttggtggaatttcatccaaaaTGAGAGGATAGAGGAAGACAAACAACCTATATCAACCTGGAGGAAGATGGTGCTTGAAATCAAGAAACAATTTGTCCCTGAAGATTATGAAGTCAGTTTGCATAAGAAActacaaaacttgaaacaaaagGACATGGATGTGAGCACgtacactgaggagtttcacaaAATGAACTTGAAGGCCAAGGTAcctgaaaatgaaaaacaaaaacttGCAAGATATCTAAATGGTCTCAAATTCTCCATCCAAGATGAACTAAGTCTCTTTAACCCTGAGACAGTTCATAAGTGTTTCCAAATGGCATTGAGGATTGAGGAAAAACAAAAAAGGAGACATGATGCAAGCAGCAGCAGAGGAAGAGGAAATCAGAACTTTAGGGGAAGGGGCAGATTTCAAAACAGAGATTTCTTCCCTAAAAATTATGACAGCAGATCACAAGAGGGCAGCCAAGGACAAGTAGAAAGAAATAACACCAACCAAGGTCGGTTTAGAGGAAGAGGcaatggtagaggaagaggtggaggaagaGGTTCCAGCATGTTTACTGGAAGGTGTTTTTCTTGCAATCAGATTGGACATCAATCTTTTAGGTGTCCTGAAAAGATGGGAAACACTGCTGCAAACCAGAAAGAAAGGAGGATACAACTCCTCAATGAAGAAGATTGTCAAAGCACCTCCAGTTATCACACCACCTCCTCTAAGCCAGCAGCACCTGAGAGTGGAGAATGCCTCATGTTCAATAGATCACTCATCATGCCGGTCACACAAGAGCGGCCCCAAAGAAACAACTTGTTTAGAACCACTTGCAAGGTAAAAGGAAAAGTTTGTAAGGTCATTGTTGATTCAGGTTCTTCTGAAAATTTGGTTTCTaatgaaatggtgaataagttaGGATTGGAAAGGATACCCCATCCTAATCCATATAGAGTCTTTTGGCTAACCAAGGAACAACAAATTTTGGTGAAAGAGCAATGTTGGGTTGAATTCAAGATAGGTGAGTATCATGACCAGGTTCTTTGTGAGATAGTAgatatggatgcatgccatcttctccTTGGAAGGCCTTGGCAACATGACACAAATTCTCAGCATGATGGTAAGAAAAATGTGATTTATTTGACAAAGAATGGTGAAATGTTTACTATGACTCCTTTGATTGATGATTGTAAAGAAAAGGTCATTTCTAGTTCAGTTATGTTGATAGGAGAAAAAGAGTTTTTGGCTAACCTCAAGGAAGAAAAGGTGCCATGTTTTGCAGTAGTTCTCAAGCCCAAGGAGGTGAATCCTAAGAAAGACAAAGGGCAGCAACCTCTTAGGAAGGTTGGACCAAAGGAAGTGGAAGGAATGTTGGAGATGTTTCAGGATGTGATAGCTAATGAGGAAAAAGATGCCCTTCCACCAAAGAGGGAGATTAGTCATTGCATTGATCTCATCCCTGGATCCACCCTACCAAACCAAGCAGCCTACAAGCTTACACCAAAGCAAAATGAGGAAGTAGCAAGACAAATCCAAGACTTGTTGGATAGAGGGCTCATAAGGAGGAGTATTAGCCCATGA